Proteins found in one Misgurnus anguillicaudatus chromosome 3, ASM2758022v2, whole genome shotgun sequence genomic segment:
- the cnga1a gene encoding cyclic nucleotide gated channel subunit alpha 1a, which translates to MPVVPALGGIALPPQMSPIMEVDTEEDQEDLISAPNAGRLFNVNNSNNNDEEEKKNKKKKEKKEKKEKKDKKEKKEKKQKKQMKLKEEKEKENEKEKEKEKEKEKEKVKEEGPKEVFVINPAGLLYYQWLFIITIPVMYNWTVIIARACFEELQHEYILIWFILDYTSDLLYLADMAFRARTGYLEQGLLVKDEKLLLKRYTDSSQFRIDVVSMLPTDIFYFVLGLDYPEIRINKLLRLNRMFEFFKISETMTNYPNIFRICTLVMYIIIIIHWNACLYFSFSKSIGFGSDPWVYPALTEPEFDQLLRKYSFSLYWSTLTLTTIGETPSPELDSEFFFHVVDFLVGVLIFATIVGNIATMISNMNAAQAQFQTRIDNIKQYMHARHVSKDLENRVIKWFDYLWNNKKAQDEREVLRYLPDKLRAEIGMNVHLDTLKKVRIFADCEAGLLIELVLKLRPQVFSPGDYICRKGDIGREMYIIKDGKLAVVADDGVTQFCVLGDGSYFGEISILNIKGSKAGNRRTANIRSIGYSDLFCLSKDDLMEALTEYPDAKTMLEDKGREILLKDGLLELDPAKLKPDERDLEYRVNRIYSTLQIMQTKVMKLIAEHAETNKNIKKQIVEIERYAGEEVEDEDEEEEKTEKTQQEEATKEEKMDDRTEKKKEGDPEKERSEEDKEMTGEVTKEEKEGEP; encoded by the exons ATGCCTGTTGTACCTGCATTAGGAGGTATTGCACTACCACCCCAAATGTCTCCGATAATGGAGGTGGACACAGAGGAGGACCAGGAAGACCTAATTTCTGCTCCAAATGCAGGACGCTTATTTAACGTcaacaacagcaacaacaatgATGA GGAAGAaaagaagaacaagaagaaaaaGGAGAAAAAAGAGAAGAAGGAGAAGAAAGA CAAAAAGGAAAAGAAAGAGAAGAAGCAGAAAAAGCAGATGAAACTGAAAGAAGAGAAGgagaaagaaaatgaaaaagaaaaagagaaggaaaaggaaaaagaaaaggAAAAAGTTAAAGAGGAGGG GCCTAAAGAGGTGTTTGTGATTAACCCAGCGGGACTTCTGTATTATCAATGGCTGTTTATAATCACCATTCCTGTCATGTATAATTGGACAGTTATCATTGCAAG AGCCTGTTTTGAGGAACTGCAGCATGAATATATACTGATATGGTTCATCTTGGACTACACCTCTGACCTGCTTTACTTAGCCGACATGGCCTTCAGAGCTCGAACAG GTTACCTGGAACAAGGCTTGCTTGTCAAAGACGAAAAGCTCCTGCTTAAGCGGTACACAGACAGCTCCCAGTTCCGCATCGACGTGGTCTCCATGTTACCCACAGACATCTTCTACTTCGTTTTAGGGCTAGACTACCCCGAGATCCGCATTAACAAGCTGCTTCGCCTGAACCGCATGTTTGAGTTCTTCAAAATCTCAGAAACGATGACCAACTACCCAAACATTTTCCGAATCTGCACCTTGGTGATgtacatcatcatcattatccACTGGAACGCGTGCCTCTACTTTTCCTTCTCCAAGTCCATTGGGTTTGGATCAGATCCATGGGTGTATCCCGCTCTCACTGAACCGGAGTTTGACCAGCTGTTACGAAAATATTCCTTCAGCCTGTACTGGTCCACACTTACCCTCACCACTATTGGAGAGACGCCCTCACCCGAGCTTGACTCCGAATTCTTCTTTCATGTGGTTGACTTCCTGGTTGGCGTCCTGATTTTTGCCACCATTGTGGGTAATATTGCCACCATGATCTCCAACATGAATGCTGCCCAGGCACAGTTTCAGACACGGATTGACAACATTAAACAATACATGCATGCGCGCCACGTCAGTAAAGACTTGGAGAATCGTGTCATCAAGTGGTTTGACTATTTGTGGAATAACAAGAAGGCACAAGATGAAAGAGAAGTCTTGAGGTACCTGCCAGACAAGTTACGGGCAGAGATAGGCATGAACGTGCACTTAGATACGCTCAAGAAGGTACGGATCTTTGCGGATTGCGAGGCTGGTTTGTTAATAGAGTTGGTGCTGAAGCTTCGTCCTCAGGTCTTCAGTCCTGGTGACTACATCTGTCGCAAGGGTGATATCGGACGTGAGATGTACATCATAAAGGATGGCAAGCTTGCTGTGGTGGCGGATGACGGCGTCACTCAGTTTTGCGTTCTTGGAGACGGGAGCTACTTCGGTGAAATCAGCATTCTGAACATAAAGGGCAGCAAAGCTGGAAATCGAAGAACGGCCAATATTCGAAGCATCGGGTACTCGGATCTCTTCTGTCTGTCCAAGGATGATTTGATGGAGGCTCTAACAGAATATCCTGATGCTAAGACTATGTTGGAGGATAAAGGGAGAGAGATTCTGCTGAAGGACGGTCTGCTGGAGTTGGACCCTGCAAAACTGAAGCCGGATGAGAGGGACTTGGAGTACCGCGTGAACCGGATCTACAGCACGCTGCAGATCATGCAGACCAAAGTGATGAAGCTGATAGCAGAACACGCAGagacaaataaaaacatcaaaaaacaGATTGTAGAGATAGAGCGGTATGCCGGGGAAGAGGTAGAGGATGAAGATGAAGAGGaggaaaagacagaaaaaacgCAACAAGAGGAGGCTACCAAGGAGGAGAAGATGGACGACCGgacagagaaaaagaaagagggAGATCCAGAGAAAGAGAGGTCAGAAGAAGATAAGGAAATGACGGGAGAAGTGACGAAAGAGGAAAAGGAGGGGGAACCGTAG
- the enam gene encoding enamelin isoform X2, giving the protein MKLVVFLMCVLGSTLAAPALDSGSNEAAVDNANTALHLMELYRMIGKLQQQAGPAVPAPVDAQSQVLPQAPQQVFIPAPKGDGSDEEDTPFNAFYAHHGSQPAQPAAPLNSDEAEAAEEAEAAEVAEGPEPTEAAPVVDAGTASDITITVAAADPVPDATAAPVAVQPSDIPQEPLVAIETDITVVGPEATVGPEQVAEATALPVV; this is encoded by the exons ATGAAACTCGTTGTGTTCCTGATGTGTGTGCTTGGCTCCACACTAGCTGCACCT GCCCTTGACAGTGGCAGCAATGAG GCAGCAGTTGATAACGCTAACACAGCTTTACACCTGATGGAGCTTTACAGAATGATAGGAAAACTGCAACAACAG GCAGGACCTGCTGTGCCTGCACCAGTTGAT GCGCAGTCTCAGGTTTTACCTCAAGCACCTCAGCAg GTATTCATTCCTGCACCCAAGGGAGATGGATCAGACGAGGAAGACACA CCCTTTAACGCGTTTTACGCTCACCATGGCTCCCAGCCCGCACAGCCGGCTGCCCCACTGAACTCGGATGAGGCAGAAGCCGCGGAAGAGGCTGAGGCAGCTGAGGTAGCAGAAGGACCCGAGCCCACTGAAGCCGCCCCAGTTGTAGATGCCGGCACTGCCAGTGACATCACCATTACCGTTGCTGCGGCTGACCCGGTTCCTGATGCCACTGCAGCTCCTGTTGCAGTCCAGCCATCCGACATCCCCCAGGAACCATTGGTCGCCATAGAAACTGACATCACTGTGGTTGGGCCTGAAGCTACCGTTGGTCCAGAACAGGTGGCTGAAGCTACAGCTCTGCCTGTGGTGTAA
- the enam gene encoding enamelin isoform X1 has product MKLVVFLMCVLGSTLAAPALDSGSNEQAAVDNANTALHLMELYRMIGKLQQQAGPAVPAPVDAQSQVLPQAPQQVFIPAPKGDGSDEEDTPFNAFYAHHGSQPAQPAAPLNSDEAEAAEEAEAAEVAEGPEPTEAAPVVDAGTASDITITVAAADPVPDATAAPVAVQPSDIPQEPLVAIETDITVVGPEATVGPEQVAEATALPVV; this is encoded by the exons ATGAAACTCGTTGTGTTCCTGATGTGTGTGCTTGGCTCCACACTAGCTGCACCT GCCCTTGACAGTGGCAGCAATGAG CAGGCAGCAGTTGATAACGCTAACACAGCTTTACACCTGATGGAGCTTTACAGAATGATAGGAAAACTGCAACAACAG GCAGGACCTGCTGTGCCTGCACCAGTTGAT GCGCAGTCTCAGGTTTTACCTCAAGCACCTCAGCAg GTATTCATTCCTGCACCCAAGGGAGATGGATCAGACGAGGAAGACACA CCCTTTAACGCGTTTTACGCTCACCATGGCTCCCAGCCCGCACAGCCGGCTGCCCCACTGAACTCGGATGAGGCAGAAGCCGCGGAAGAGGCTGAGGCAGCTGAGGTAGCAGAAGGACCCGAGCCCACTGAAGCCGCCCCAGTTGTAGATGCCGGCACTGCCAGTGACATCACCATTACCGTTGCTGCGGCTGACCCGGTTCCTGATGCCACTGCAGCTCCTGTTGCAGTCCAGCCATCCGACATCCCCCAGGAACCATTGGTCGCCATAGAAACTGACATCACTGTGGTTGGGCCTGAAGCTACCGTTGGTCCAGAACAGGTGGCTGAAGCTACAGCTCTGCCTGTGGTGTAA